Proteins co-encoded in one Bradyrhizobium sp. 170 genomic window:
- a CDS encoding tripartite tricarboxylate transporter substrate binding protein gives MKKFQRRQFLQLAAGAAALPLTSGNASAQAYPSRPVRLVIGYTPGGSADLTARLMGQWLSEKLGQSFVIENRPGGGTNIATESVLRATPDGYTLLLVAPANAINATLYDKLPFDFMKEMEPIAGIIRFPNVVVVHPSLPIKSIPELIAYAKANPGKLNMASSGNGSTIHMSGELFKMLTGINMQHVPYRGGAPALTDMLSGVMQVMFDNLPTCAEHVKSGKLRGLAVTSTARSDVLPDLPLVADYLPGYEASAWYGLAAPKGTPPEIVDRLNKAVNEILADPKAKARFTEIGAILLPGSATDFGKLVADETEKWGKVVKFAGAKVD, from the coding sequence CAATTTTTGCAACTTGCAGCCGGTGCGGCTGCACTTCCGCTCACATCTGGAAACGCAAGCGCGCAGGCCTATCCATCGCGGCCGGTTCGCCTCGTGATCGGCTATACCCCGGGCGGCTCAGCGGACCTCACGGCGCGGCTGATGGGGCAGTGGCTGTCGGAAAAGCTCGGGCAGTCCTTCGTCATCGAGAACCGGCCGGGTGGCGGCACCAATATCGCCACCGAGTCCGTGCTGCGCGCCACGCCGGATGGTTACACGCTGCTTCTGGTCGCCCCGGCCAACGCCATCAACGCTACGCTTTACGACAAGCTGCCCTTCGATTTCATGAAGGAGATGGAGCCGATCGCCGGCATCATCCGCTTCCCCAACGTCGTGGTGGTGCATCCGTCACTGCCGATCAAGTCGATCCCGGAATTGATTGCCTATGCCAAGGCCAATCCGGGCAAGCTCAACATGGCGTCATCAGGCAACGGATCGACGATCCACATGTCGGGCGAACTGTTCAAGATGTTGACCGGCATCAACATGCAGCATGTGCCCTACCGCGGCGGCGCGCCGGCGCTCACCGACATGCTCTCCGGCGTGATGCAGGTGATGTTCGACAACCTTCCGACCTGCGCCGAGCACGTCAAATCCGGCAAGCTGCGCGGACTCGCGGTCACCAGCACGGCCCGCTCGGACGTGCTGCCGGACCTGCCGCTGGTCGCCGATTATCTGCCGGGCTACGAGGCAAGCGCCTGGTATGGCCTCGCGGCGCCGAAAGGCACGCCGCCCGAAATCGTCGACCGGCTCAACAAGGCAGTCAACGAAATCCTCGCCGATCCCAAGGCCAAGGCGCGGTTCACCGAGATCGGCGCGATTCTGCTGCCGGGCTCGGCCACCGACTTCGGTAAGCTGGTGGCGGACGAAACCGAGAAGTGGGGCAAGGTGGTCAAGTTCGCCGGCGCGAAGGTAGACTAG
- a CDS encoding MATE family efflux transporter, producing MNDLTRGSISSHVLAMAVPIFAGLILVLLCGLIDLYFVAGLGEAAIAGVGTAGNAGFIINALTQIVSVGTLAAVSKAVGRGDRADANFVFNQSIGLSIICGTCTLVAGFAVAATYMRSVGADAATVEAGTTYLVWFMPALALQFVMLALSSALRGIGVVKPTMYVQVLTVAVNVILAPVLIVGWPTGHALGVQGAGLASSIAVAIGVITLWLYFQRPGNYLTLNLKEWRPQFGLSRRILAVGLPAGGEFAIMFAYMAAIYYALGNFGSAAQAGFSIGSRVLGLIQVPAMAIAFTAAPIIGQNFGAGNAARVKETVRTVLVIATAVMVAATFVAHWRPEFLLAGFTSDKATIDEGVLFLKMVSLNLVAQGIIFVCSSTFQGLGNTKPQLVSSTFRLITYVVPTLWLSTQTGFRVEHIWYLSIATTTMQALLSLWLLSRELRLRLSFSQQR from the coding sequence ATGAACGATCTCACTCGCGGCTCGATCTCGAGCCATGTCCTCGCCATGGCGGTCCCGATTTTCGCCGGGCTCATTTTGGTACTACTCTGCGGATTGATCGACCTCTACTTCGTGGCGGGTCTAGGTGAAGCCGCCATCGCCGGTGTCGGCACTGCTGGCAATGCTGGGTTCATCATCAATGCTCTCACGCAAATCGTTAGCGTAGGCACCTTGGCGGCTGTTTCAAAAGCCGTTGGCCGCGGCGATCGCGCCGATGCAAACTTCGTCTTCAATCAGTCGATCGGGCTATCCATCATTTGCGGGACGTGTACCTTGGTCGCAGGCTTCGCCGTTGCCGCGACTTACATGCGTTCAGTCGGGGCGGATGCCGCTACCGTCGAGGCTGGCACGACCTACCTCGTCTGGTTCATGCCAGCGCTCGCGCTACAGTTCGTCATGCTGGCGCTGTCATCAGCGTTACGCGGCATCGGCGTAGTGAAGCCGACGATGTACGTTCAAGTGCTTACGGTGGCCGTTAATGTTATTCTCGCGCCAGTGCTCATAGTCGGATGGCCAACGGGCCACGCCCTAGGTGTGCAGGGGGCGGGCTTGGCCAGTTCGATAGCAGTCGCAATTGGCGTCATTACACTCTGGCTTTATTTCCAAAGGCCAGGAAATTACCTCACACTCAATCTGAAGGAATGGCGCCCCCAATTTGGTCTTTCGAGGCGCATTCTGGCCGTTGGCCTTCCTGCCGGCGGAGAGTTCGCCATCATGTTCGCTTATATGGCGGCAATCTATTATGCCCTCGGAAATTTCGGTTCAGCCGCACAAGCAGGATTCAGCATCGGTTCTCGTGTGCTTGGACTAATTCAAGTACCCGCTATGGCCATCGCATTCACGGCAGCGCCTATCATCGGACAAAATTTCGGCGCTGGAAACGCTGCTCGCGTTAAGGAGACCGTCCGAACCGTCTTGGTCATCGCCACCGCAGTGATGGTGGCCGCCACGTTCGTTGCGCATTGGCGGCCTGAATTTTTGTTGGCCGGTTTCACGTCGGACAAGGCCACGATTGACGAAGGCGTCCTTTTCCTCAAAATGGTTTCTCTGAACCTCGTAGCGCAGGGCATTATTTTTGTGTGTTCGAGCACGTTTCAGGGGCTTGGAAATACCAAGCCGCAACTCGTTAGTTCGACGTTTCGCTTAATAACCTACGTGGTACCGACGTTGTGGCTATCGACGCAAACTGGTTTTCGAGTTGAACACATCTGGTATCTGTCGATTGCCACAACCACTATGCAAGCCCTCTTGAGCCTCTGGCTTCTAAGCCGAGAGCTTAGGCTTCGGTTGAGCTTTTCGCAGCAACGTTAA